The DNA region TACTGTACTAGTAATAagtatacatagttatttaccgTATAAATAGAAAAGAAGTGTTAAACACTGATCTACTCGATAATGGTGTTAACTGCACTAAATAAAACCAGTTACTCAGCAAAACACCTTTTCAATAAAATAGCTTCACCAAATACGCTAATCGCTACAATATTAGTAACAAACATTTGCACCAACATTGGGCCAAGTCTCGTGATTGTATAACCGTGAATTCAGCGTTGGCCCAACGCCCAGTAATGTTGACGTGGTCTTACGTAGATTGGGACTGCGGAACTGAGTTTTAGTGGTCACATTCTTGATGCAACTAGTTATGAGGAAAGGGAAGGCTGAGAAATATGTATAGTTGGAGTCACGTAACTTTGCTattctgaagttagctatttgacaaaatatagcctctatgttactcggggatagtctagcttcccaatggagaaagaatgttttaaatcgtttcagtagttttgtagcctttacaaaaataatatatcctctttattatattagaccTTACAAAGGTCGccagaagacgctggatgcaggtcgcttccaacaggtatctgtggagatctaaaagagaggcctatgttcagcagtccTATGgcagagatgatgatgatgatgattatattagTATCGATATATCAGGAACTACTACCTAACTACCTGACTATTCAAAAGTTTACAAGACTTATATGTAGAATATAAAACGATACTTAAAGAAACTTGAATATTCAGCCATCAATTCTTATACAAGTTAAAAAGTTATCAAAATCATGCATTGCATTCTGATATGCCTGTAGTAATCACCcagaaaatgaaattaattgagATAAAAACTTACtgataaaatgtgttatttcgtAACGTACTGAAATGACATATTTTTTCACTGTTACGTAAGTTTTAAGTCCTAAGTTGATAGTGATTTATCGTCCATAGTGATTTATCGCAATCACGtgaaattggaaattttggATTAAGAAGTAAAAGTTTGTATTTCGGTTTAATAAATCTTAATAACGTAATTCTAATCCGTTGCAGGAGGATGTTGATCATTATCCTCCTGCCCTAATCCCATATTATACTTCTCTATCAGACGTTATCTTACGAATTTGCTACGTAATCAAATTGAATTTCCTTCCGTCAAGGAGGTACCTCTTAAAACTATGTAGTGGGCTGCTTGTGTTCCAGGCCTCGCGTCTTAACTGACATTTCATGGGGCTAGCTAAGATGggcatacatacatatgaactAGAGGGGGCTTCTTTGTTATCAGTCCCCAGAACGAAATACAGTTCTCGTTAAATGACCTATCCTTGTCATCCTATTATCACTAATTCGATCTAattctcgttggtctagctgtcgcaagtgcggctacTGAGCGCGAGGTCtctggttcgattcccgagtcgggccgaaattgctttgtgggttttagaagactcacaaagcagcccggagcctggaagttggtgattgatacacccgtgcatcggagagtcaatgtcggtcctgcgcctgatctctttccggtcgtgtcgaattgccgtcccatcgggttatgagagtgaaggaatagggagtgcacctgtgtctacgcaaatgctcgtgcactataatatgtcccgcgcagttggctaatctccttaaatgagaacagccgccgtagccgataatcggctaggaggacatcatcatcactaaTTATCCCTTCTGTCCCCAGGTATCACCCACACAGCGGTAGTACCCCTGGATCTGGTGAAGTGCCGTCTGCAAGTGGACCCCGACAAGTACAAGAATGTAGTCAACGGCTTCAAGGTGTCAGTCGCCGAGGAGGGCATGAGGGGTCTCGCTAAGGGATGGGCACCCACCTTCATTGGTTACTCGCTACAGGTAATAAAGAAAAACCAACAGATTATTATGTAAAAGAAagattaattaggtacttacaccAATATATGcctttttgtatcttaaaataaattaaaataggtGTCATAATAGACATGATGggaatttttttataatttgcatAAGTATGTATACAATCTCTAGCTGGGTATCTGATACATTAATAGTCTCAAAAAAGCAGTTATAAATTTCATTCTGATTGGTTACATTTTAAGCCAGTTTATTAACTCTCAATGACATGGCAAGTTGAAtccaacaaaagaaaatcttccAAGTAACTGTAagattaaattagttaaatgCATAGATTTTATAAAAGACCATATCATCTAGATTTTAGTTAAACTattaaacatgtaaaaaaatatatatatcttaatctaTTTCTTAAACACCAATGATTAAACCAAATATCCAATTGTTCCTACTGAAAACAACTGAAGACATACATACTATGAGAACCTTACAACTTTACCCATCTTTTCCCTCTAAACCACACATATTTTACCCACTTACCTCTTTCCCAGGGTCTCTGCAAGTTCGGTCTATATGAAGTCTTCAAAGTGACCTACTCCGGTCTCCTGGACGAGGAAACTGCCTACACTTACCGTACTGGTGTGTACCTCGCTGCTTCAGCCACTGCTGAATTCTTTGCTGATATCGCCCTGTCACCCCTGGAGGCTGCTAAGGTAAGaatatatcatctgcctagcctttgcccaactatgttggggtcggctcccagtctaactgaatgcaaCTGAGTAGTAGGGTTTGTACTAAGGTAAGAACATAGTGGTAACAATATTACACAAATTGATGACAAtatgactataaataaaaataaggacaTTACTAGTTCATAGGAGTAATTTTAAccttttataacaaaaactagCATCAGAAacagaaaaatgaaaatttcaatCTACACTAAATGGCATAAAATTAGAAACTGAATAGAACACTATTACAAATAGGTTAGATTTACTAACCTGTGATAAGAGCTGCAATAGCGCGGCCGCGCGATCCTGTATTACATTGCtttattggaaaaaaaatattcatataacaAATTAaggacctcctcctttttgggaagtctgttTATTAATTTCCTATACCTAACCTACTgtatatatacaaatatatttatatatgttatgCAAAGTTTAATTTACTGTCGTATTGTCATCAACACTTtgtattacaattatttataagtagtaATTATCTGCCCGATGACGAAACACAAGCGCTAGAGGGAGGCCGGCGCACTAGCGTGTCGGTGACGTCACACGTCGCCCTGCGTTCACGCCGCGTGGACGTAGCGTGGCCGCAAGAGTGCCGGAGTTGCCCCGTGACTGGTAGATTATGAGATCTGAGGGCTTCAACAACAGTAGATTGTAACTCTAGTATTATGGATGTGTGGGTTAACATGAACGAACTACTGAATCGACTAAttaccgattttttgtaggagacaATGGTGCAATGCACACGTCCTACAAAATTTCGGACAGAAAATCCTATTCAGGTAGTCGGAAAAAATTCGTCTCGATCTACCAAAGTCTGACTTGAGCCTTGAACTTCATGATTTATTTAGCATCGTTATCAACGGATGTAAAAAGCTAACAAGTTTATGTttctaaaataactaaaaaaaaaacagtatataATTGATTCAGTAGTTACAGAAATTAAGCTCACACAACTATACATACTACCTACACAATACTGTCACAAACATATAGTTATTTACTACAAAACTATACAAATACCCCAAAAAAGCACACCTGCTAATCTTCACTCTCTTTCATCCCTTCACAGGTGCGCATCCAAACCATGCCTGGTTTCGCGAGCACACTCCGCGAGGCGTGGCCTAAGATGGTACAGAATGAAGGCTACGGTACTCTGTACAAGGGCCTGGCTCCGCTGTGGGGTCGTCAGATCCCGTATACCATGATGAAGTTCGCCTGCTTCGAGAAGACCGTGGAATTGTTGTATAAGGTACGTGGATTGTGTATTTTTGATGGTATTACCGACTAGGTTAGAAGCTTGGTGTtatatacttaaattataaagctATTTAACACCAAAAATGttgactatttaaaaaaaaaaaaatattgccacaTCACTGCAAAAATTCATTAGATTTTTGGTAGCAGAAAGTTAATTTGTTCGCTTTAGCGGTTTTTTTAGTTTGATAACTGATATCAAATTGTTATTACCAATGGTACACTTATTTCACTCAATTTTCAGAAGTAATGAGACatctaaaacattttattatttaccatcAAATTGTGTTTATCAGTCTTTATTTGTAAGTTAGTCTACGCCTTCATATTAACATAGAACAACATcgcgcacttggataaaaagtcGCCTACAGCTTTACTTGATGAAATAGCTCAAATTCAAACTCCTTCTATATATTtgcatataataatattaatatttatttgcatgttaaggTTGTACAGTTCTTAGATACAGGTTTAGGTTCAGCTTAACGGCCTTTTGCAGGCGATTATTAgcttttcaaatcagaccactTCTGAGATAAGGATGTTCAAATAAACTTCAACTtccataatattaaaatacccATATTTTCCCCAACAGTTCGTAGTACCGAAGCCCCGTGAGCAGTGCTCGAAGGGCGAGCAGCTGGTGGTGACGTTCGCGGCCGGTTACATCGCCGGTGTGTTCTGCGCCATCGTCTCGCATCCCGCCGACACCGTCGTGTCCAAGCTTAACCAGGTATgtcaatagttttattactctaATTATTCAATAGAGGATTTCTATAACTAGTCTATCCGTTGATTTTCGTTTAGAGTTCGAATTTTGACGTTGGCTCCACATAACATAAACTCTGAACGGAAAATAACGGATAGGGGGGTTATGGAAATctgtagtaaataaaatttaatctaTAATTCCGACAAAAACGTAAAGTTACGGAAATATAGAACAATACAAAAAATGGTTAAAAGTTCTAGTACCCTGTAACTTTCACTTacgaaaacatttaattttcgtaaatatttttttggtaaacaAGTGAACCCTGTGATTTTCACTTACGAACATTTAGTACActtgtttacaaacattttctaCCCAAAATGGACCATTTGACTGCCTCTAATCTAATCTCAAGCAATTCAAGATTGGTATATCTCAAAACCCTAACATGCTAATGCAGCTTCTTGTTCTTACTTCAACACACCGTTAAATTAATAATCAACAAGAATTAACACACATACCAGTATCACTAACAAATACTCCCCAACTTCCAGGACAAGACAGCGACAGTAGGCAGCATTGTCGGCAAGCTCGGCTGGGCGGGAGTCTGGAAGGGTCTCGGCCCCAGGATCATCATGATCGGTACCCTCACCGCGCTGCAGTGGTTCATCTATGACGCCGTCAAGGTAAGAATGTTCACGTAATAATATATATGAAGTTGTCGTGTCAATGTTAATGGCGGTTTGTGGCTAACTTCCGAGCTAAAGTAGAAAGGTTAGCTAGGACACTACCGACGCTCGGTGAAGCGTAAAAATGGTTTATGAGAAGTGAATTGTGGTGTTTTTGAGACGCTATTAACTTTGGTACGATCTAGAGAAAGTTGAGAAACAGAAATatcatgaaaaatatctctgaTTTATAATTAGGCTCATGTTCACTGGCAACATAAACATTAGTTACCTTAAAACTACTTTCAACTCGATAACacagcatatttttttcttaaaacaactgtttttctttgaaaattgaacgtaaaaattCATACTTAAACACTCGCTTTAAGCAaacagacgtttatgttgtctatACACTTGGTCTTATAACTACTCaatgattaaaaacaaatttaCCAATTGTTCCTACTGACAAGAACCGTGGAGACAAACCTTCAATGagaacacacacacacgcataCTTATTCACTTCCCCACTCACATATACTCACAAAAATCCTTGTACTTACAGGTCTGGCTTCGCATGCCCCGCCCACCACCAGCGGAAATGCCCGAATCTATGCGCAAGAGGCTCGAAGCCGAAGAAGCCGCGAAATCAAAGTGAACTTAGTACGTTAATAGGTAGATTATTTGCGTCGCGCGTTAAAACCTGAAAGAAATGCTATTGGAACCGGATTTTAGAGAAAATATCTTCAAGAATGTGGTAGTTAAAATATATGGAGAATcaaaatgattagcggagatgtcgtaacggaaaatcttctaagaaatgtgggtgttcgggggacgaggaacgttactgtctcctcCCTTGGTACTTACATTTTTTgcaaaaccaaaaatcgttgacataACTGATAATTTTGAcctagaaggcgcctgacctaccagcCTAATGGCCTCTCTGTCCTTCCTTTGTCCGTGTTTCAATAGCTTTCTCATTACCACTATGTATAATTTTCAAATGATATTGACTTGATATTAAACGTCGCGCGATGCCTTGTTCCAAGTACCGCCACACAGTATAATGTAGTACATTGTGATTATTACCATGTTACAGtatattatataagtaaatgatcatgttaaattatttttttggaaataaaaaaatattatttttattttatttttttttctttcattttttttttgtatgttctattctatttatttgttgtaaGACGCAAGTATTGAATAAAGTGATAGatacatgttttgttttaatgcaaacTCTGTATCTagattatttttcttctttcctCCCAAAggatatttttgagaaaatatttataacttgcAATTTCCCgctccagtaagtctgacaccagtctgacgaaggggtattaggttgccagggtaactgggttgagggggtcagatagggcagtcactccttgtaaagcactggtacccagctacatccagtgagactggaagccgacctcaacatagttggaaaaaggctctgaGGATGAGGATGAATTTATATtagacattgaaataaaaccaCTGTTACTGATTTTATTGcggtattgtaattttatttctatataagttacttatttttacaTCACCTATCTACCAATAGAAAGCGCCGTCAAAATCGGTCAAGCTGTCTCAGAGATTAGTGTCGGAAACAAATGGATATATATCTCATATACTGCTGCAACTCGCGCCGCTCACGCGGGCGCTGCGCACGCTCAACACGGTGGCTAGACAAATTGATCTTTTTTCCTGCTCACTGACTGAATTCACAAGGGCTACtttatgtgtattatgtgactatgattagttttaagatatgattatattttgattagtatttttttttttttttttttttagaatgttAGTTAGTTGTTGTTTAGAATGTTTAATTTGTCTACGCTATTGCATTAGGATAAGTTCCTGTAATAATAGTCGTaagttgataataataaataaataaataaataaataaaattccttCTCTATGCGAAGAGGCTAGCCACCACGTGGAAAGCAAAGGACTGACTGAATGAATGTATGCCGGAATGAAGAGAGAGAATTAATGCCGGAATATATCAATTCGTTTTCCTAGTAAGTATTATAAACTTTCACAATAATTTAGGAGTGGCATGCATAAATGCTGGTGATTCACTTTTCGGTACCTAGTTTAAGGCATCGATGCTTGTATAATTATGTGCGATTCGACGTTAGGTCAGCTAAATTCTTCCGTGGTTATAGTGTGTGAATCagttttggtgaatttctccacagtggctgcatacacaaatttttatttaccatacacaattatagaacgtcttacactaattatctgcataattaaaatctttaaattcaacaacattccgctgcgcgaacgcacacactaaaaaccgtcgtgttccgtcgtaggctttttatgtaccaggaccgcggtaactctttcgaacaatggccctgttgggcccccgCTGgagttgctgacatctctttgaggaatTATTAACTCTCACAATAATTTAGGTGTGGCATGCATAAATGCTGTTGATTCACTTTTCGGTACCTACCTAGTTTAGGGCATCGATGCGTGCATAATTATGTGCGACTCGACGTTAGGTCAGCTAAAATCTTCCGTGGTTATAAGTATTGATTTGAAAATCTATCATACTATCCATCCGCCACCTtagcgcacccggataaaaagccggCCTACCTATAGGCTTTTTAAATACTCCTAAACACTGGTATACTTTCATCAATATCCCCAGGTTTCTATCATGCCTTAGGATCGTTTGATGTTTCGTTTTATCGAATTAGGTATTAGGGTACTAGTTTTAGGTGACCCCTTAGCCCCATATAATATAACTGCCTCCTTGGACTTagtgtcgcaagcgcggctgctgagcacgatgTCCCGGGTCGGtccgaaatagctttgtgggtttttaGAAACACAAAAGCAGCCCAGAGCctgaaagttggtgattgatactcccgtgtatcggagagcacgtaaatgtcctTCCTGCGCCTGAtgtctctccggtcgtgtcggattgccgtcccatcgcgctaagagagtgaaggaatagtgagtgcacctgtgtctacgcaaatgcttgtgcactataatatgtccacGTATCGTATAAGTGTCTACTATAATACGTCCACCATGCGCAATTGGCTAatcttacatgagaacagccgccgtagccgataatcggctaggaggacatcaaccCTATTTTTATCATCTGTTATTATCATGCGAGTTCTCCAAAAGgcacaaaaatacaatatggAAATGTTTATGAGTCAATAACAAAATGAATAACATCAATACCGGTTTATCGGTTCAAATCGGTTGCAATCGTCCTTTAAAAGCtcgtttattttcaaaactagcttctgccagcggattcacccgcatcccgtgggaactacttcccgtaccgggataaaaagtagcctatagccttcctcgataaaggggctatctaacactgaaagaaattttcaaaccGGACTAgttcctggggcccgattctcctaagttaataatgtcaaaatcgagtagaaatcgaatcgcaatagcagttttaaccatatcgggcattctgctactaataaaagaccaatcgcattcgattgacatttgattggtgtacgattggtctgctattttggtgattttggtccatacggtagtttgctgtacaatcattttgcaatcgtaaatcatttgcagacaaaatgattcattactgaatgacagaaaaggataaaaacgtttatttcaaagaaaaaatagcggaatgccacatacccttcaatcgtaatcgagtcgggatcggatctcagtcgaatcgagtcgaacgcggccctgttcctgagattagcgcgttcaaacaaacaaactcttcagctttataatattagtatagattaataaaAAGATCGTATGTATACACACAACTGGGTTTCTTTACAAGTTAACAATACCTATACCTCCCTTCAATAAGCGTAGTAGTGTCATAACCTTTATAACGAAACGACGTCGAGTTTTatcgaaaaaaaataagtttgttttttgtGTTCTGTGAGACTTTGTGTTGCTTTGTGTAAACATGActtctaatattaaaatagttatAACTTTTCTGCTAATAGGTAAGTTTCTTTACTTAATTTAACAGCCAGTTTTGTACGacaaatttttgttttgactttATTTAAATCTCTTTTCAATGGTTAGCTAGGCCTCTGGTTTCCGGGATGTGATTTAATTTCATCATAGAATTGGCTTATCTATTCTCTATTCAAATGTGATAGGGACTTACATAGAGTATTCCTGACAAACGAAATAGTTAGCTTCCAAATTGTAAGGAGGTGAATAGGTAGTCTTGTGTGATAAAGGACTCA from Helicoverpa zea isolate HzStark_Cry1AcR chromosome 29, ilHelZeax1.1, whole genome shotgun sequence includes:
- the LOC124643968 gene encoding phosphate carrier protein, mitochondrial-like, with amino-acid sequence MFSSLVDMARNSPFRGPLTPAQCQATELTPAIESPRSGMAAAAVVEGDSCEFASPKYFALCGLGGVLSCGITHTAVVPLDLVKCRLQVDPDKYKNVVNGFKVSVAEEGMRGLAKGWAPTFIGYSLQGLCKFGLYEVFKVTYSGLLDEETAYTYRTGVYLAASATAEFFADIALSPLEAAKVRIQTMPGFASTLREAWPKMVQNEGYGTLYKGLAPLWGRQIPYTMMKFACFEKTVELLYKFVVPKPREQCSKGEQLVVTFAAGYIAGVFCAIVSHPADTVVSKLNQDKTATVGSIVGKLGWAGVWKGLGPRIIMIGTLTALQWFIYDAVKVWLRMPRPPPAEMPESMRKRLEAEEAAKSK